In a single window of the Mugil cephalus isolate CIBA_MC_2020 chromosome 6, CIBA_Mcephalus_1.1, whole genome shotgun sequence genome:
- the bend5 gene encoding BEN domain-containing protein 5 isoform X2: MKIPKMSIKNSGNSIENSFGEERMPLRHKKALSQDHGRPLSNSSKSLAAVVARLERNAASSCLEGEEDLDEDRLAEEGEDADDEDEDMESEHQQHHHHQQQQQHLEVDTDCVSEVAAAVVPRVLYEELVHSYRQQEEEMRRLQQELERTRRQLVQQAKKLKEYGSLLTEVKELRDFNRRLQDVLLMRLGSEPMHDNGTQTIKAEVVEPIVEAPETCREEANTSSSYSPSPRTVYTCNDGKVHLGGGIWVEEEKWHQLQRTQGDSKFTKNLAVMIWGTETLKNRSVTGVATKKKKDALPKPPLSPSKLKIVRECLYDRVSQETADSAEITQRLSKVNKYICEKIMDINKSIKNEERRESKLLIRQTVKMENFTYDGI, encoded by the exons GTCCATCAAGAATTCAGGAAACTCTATTGAGAACAGTTTTGGAGAAGAGAGAATGCCACTCAGGCATAAAAAG GCTCTGTCTCAGGACCATGGGCGCCCCCTTTCAAACTCCTCCAAAAGCCTGGCGGCAGTAGTAGCTCGCTTAGAGAGAAATGCAGCCAGCTCTTGTTTGGAGGGCGAGGAGGACCTGGATGAGGACCGACTggctgaagaaggagaggaTGCAGATGACGAAGATGAAGATATGGAGTCAGAGCATCAGCAACACCATCATcaccagcagcaacaacagcattTGGAGGTGGACACAGATTGTGTGTCTGAGGTAGCTGCAGCTGTGGTTCCCAGAGTCCTGTACGAGGAGCTGGTTCACAGCTACAGGcaacaggaagaggagatgaggaggctgcagcaggagctggagaggacCCGCAGGCAGCTGGTGCAGCAGGCAAAGAAGCTGAAGGAGTATGGCAGCTTGCTAACGGAAGTCAAAGAACTGAGGGACTTCAACAGGAGACTGCAAGATGTACTTCTCATGAGATTGGGCAGTG AGCCTATGCATGACAATGGCACTCAGACAATCAAGGCTGAAGTGGTTGAACCTATTGTTGAGGCCCCGGAGACGTGCAGAGAAGAAGCCAACACCAGTTCCAGCTACTCCCCTTCACCCAGAACAGTATACACCTGCAACGATGGGAAG GTACACCTCGGAGGTGGGATCtgggtggaggaagagaagtggCACCAGCTGCAGCGAACCCAGGGAGACTCCAAATTCACAAAGAACCTAGCTGTGATGATCTGGGGCACAGAAACCCTCAAAAACCGCAGTGTCACTGGAGTGGCcactaaaaagaagaaagatgcCCTGCCTAAACCTCCTCTCTCACCTAGCAAGTTGAAAATTGTCAGAG AGTGTCTGTACGACAGAGTGTCTCAAGAGACCGCTGACAGTGCAGAGATCACGCAGAGATTGTCCAAAGTGAACAAATACATTTGTGAAAAGATAATGGACATCAACAAGTCCATCAAGAATGAGGAGCGGCGGGAGTCAAAGCTGCTCATCAGACAGACAGTCAAGATGGAGAACTTCACCTACGATGGCATATAG